The proteins below are encoded in one region of Streptomyces cyanogenus:
- a CDS encoding sensor histidine kinase: protein MQKKRPRRTGRQTAPEGTVPQTPVGSGRPTHVRTRLIVAVAVVAAAVAGAGAPALLSASQDVGDSQDLVTLAARTQDALTLAHSLADERDEVTSYVAAGRPKSKAPSEDRSARVDRQVEELRADTDTPARLRTALDGIDTLRRAALTGKTDALQTHQAYSATITELHRLAGQLAEQLPPRAGSGGHALAELDSAVQQSAAARGLLLAALNVPSRTQTVIDPTTGLPTTSTTGTGADRKQRDALTAAAQQARLRADAALAGFRETAPKAAVDSYDSTVTGPEVNSADKYLSALTDQPTLADSELTTSTKKLDAALSARVDLMRGAESALYDHRTKDLARLRDDDVTALEIRIAVLGVLMLVAVGVATAMARSLTRPLSVLRRGSARLAQAEDPAGQEPIAFTGRNDEFAQVVRSVNALHAHAVALHERVATLETDRKHLVGQRQKMADAREELRAELAESAAQLERLRTSIGTTFVNLALRTLGLVERQLAVIEGLEEREQDPDRLSTLFKLDHFATVMRRHSENLLVLAGTEHVQQHPGPVPLVDVVRAAVSEIERYERVRIAALPPHAHVAGFAADDLSHLLAELMENATAFSPPDLPVEVSGWLLESGEVMLSVQDEGIGVTEDRLARLNARLADFDPEALYDQEGDDGLGLGLYVVARLAHRHGVRVQLREQKQGGIAAVVVLPAGLLVEAPPAALPPQTAPGATGAFTLPGADAEANSNVLPARKHQDPLVTLAEQAVREAAEESPEPVVREAAEESPEQAAEQAPEDAPDQAPEVASEQAPVQAPEPSPEEAHEQAAQPTQDTETRPKAPAETYAETTMELLLPDASAEPAPAGTDRAHGPAADREDTPQGPSAPDDEGRTNGAGGHPEAAAEAEADAPAEAPQADAEEQLTSKGLPKRTPRITAPTAPPRQRSASVDAEALRRRLGGFRRGAEAGYRDVAAEITEQTAGTKRPTSHAHAEEATGGTAEEASS from the coding sequence GTGCAGAAGAAGCGGCCTCGGCGCACAGGCAGGCAGACGGCCCCCGAGGGGACCGTTCCCCAGACCCCCGTGGGCTCCGGCCGCCCCACCCATGTGCGCACCCGGCTGATCGTCGCCGTCGCCGTGGTGGCGGCGGCCGTCGCAGGGGCCGGCGCGCCCGCGCTGTTGAGCGCCTCCCAGGACGTCGGCGACTCACAGGACCTGGTGACGCTCGCCGCGCGCACCCAGGACGCGCTCACCCTCGCCCACTCCCTCGCCGACGAACGCGACGAGGTCACCTCCTACGTCGCCGCCGGCCGCCCCAAGTCCAAGGCGCCCTCCGAGGACCGCAGCGCCCGCGTGGACCGGCAGGTGGAGGAGCTGCGCGCCGACACCGACACCCCGGCGCGCCTGCGCACCGCCCTCGACGGCATCGACACGCTGCGCCGGGCCGCCCTCACCGGCAAGACCGACGCCCTGCAGACCCACCAGGCGTACTCGGCGACGATCACCGAACTGCACCGGCTCGCCGGGCAGCTGGCCGAGCAGCTGCCCCCGCGGGCCGGCTCCGGCGGGCACGCGCTGGCCGAGCTGGACTCCGCCGTCCAGCAGTCCGCCGCCGCCCGCGGCCTGCTGCTGGCCGCGCTGAACGTCCCCTCCCGCACGCAGACGGTGATCGACCCCACCACCGGCCTGCCCACCACGTCCACCACGGGCACCGGCGCGGACCGCAAACAGCGCGACGCGCTCACCGCCGCCGCCCAGCAGGCCCGGCTGCGCGCCGACGCGGCCCTCGCCGGCTTCCGCGAGACCGCGCCCAAGGCCGCCGTCGACTCCTACGACTCCACGGTCACCGGCCCCGAGGTCAACTCGGCGGACAAGTACCTGTCCGCGCTCACCGACCAGCCCACCCTGGCCGACAGCGAGCTGACCACCAGCACCAAGAAGCTGGACGCCGCCCTGTCCGCCCGCGTCGACCTGATGCGCGGCGCCGAGTCCGCGCTCTACGACCACCGCACCAAGGACCTCGCCCGGCTCCGGGACGACGACGTCACCGCCCTGGAGATCCGGATCGCCGTCCTCGGCGTGCTGATGCTGGTCGCGGTGGGTGTCGCCACCGCCATGGCCCGCAGCCTGACCCGCCCCCTGTCGGTGCTGCGCCGCGGCTCGGCCCGCCTCGCCCAGGCCGAGGACCCGGCCGGCCAGGAGCCGATCGCCTTCACGGGCCGCAACGACGAGTTCGCCCAGGTGGTCCGCTCGGTCAACGCCCTCCACGCCCACGCCGTCGCGCTGCACGAGCGCGTGGCCACCCTGGAGACCGACCGCAAGCACCTGGTCGGCCAGCGCCAGAAGATGGCCGACGCCCGCGAGGAGCTGCGCGCCGAACTCGCCGAGTCCGCCGCCCAGCTGGAGCGGCTGCGCACCAGCATCGGCACCACCTTCGTCAACCTGGCCCTGCGCACCCTGGGCCTGGTCGAGCGCCAGCTGGCGGTCATCGAGGGCCTGGAGGAGCGGGAGCAGGACCCCGACCGCCTCTCCACCCTGTTCAAGCTGGACCACTTCGCCACGGTCATGCGCCGGCACAGCGAGAACCTCCTGGTCCTCGCCGGCACCGAGCACGTCCAGCAGCACCCCGGCCCGGTGCCGCTGGTCGACGTGGTCCGGGCGGCGGTCAGCGAGATCGAACGGTACGAGCGCGTCCGCATCGCCGCGCTGCCGCCGCACGCGCACGTGGCCGGCTTCGCCGCCGACGACCTCTCCCACCTGCTGGCCGAACTCATGGAGAACGCCACCGCGTTCTCCCCGCCGGACCTGCCGGTCGAGGTCTCCGGCTGGCTGCTGGAGTCGGGTGAGGTCATGCTCTCCGTCCAGGACGAGGGCATCGGCGTGACGGAGGACCGCCTGGCCCGCCTCAACGCCCGCCTCGCCGACTTCGACCCCGAGGCCCTCTACGACCAGGAGGGGGACGACGGCCTCGGCCTCGGCCTGTACGTCGTCGCGCGCCTCGCCCACCGGCACGGCGTCCGCGTCCAGCTGCGCGAGCAGAAGCAGGGCGGTATCGCGGCCGTGGTGGTGCTCCCGGCCGGCCTCCTCGTCGAGGCCCCGCCCGCCGCCCTCCCGCCGCAGACCGCCCCCGGCGCCACCGGCGCCTTCACCCTCCCCGGCGCCGACGCGGAGGCCAACTCCAACGTCCTGCCCGCCCGCAAGCACCAGGACCCCCTGGTCACCCTGGCGGAGCAGGCGGTACGGGAGGCCGCCGAGGAGTCCCCGGAGCCGGTGGTGCGGGAGGCCGCCGAGGAGTCCCCGGAGCAGGCAGCGGAACAGGCACCGGAGGACGCACCGGACCAGGCGCCGGAGGTGGCGTCGGAGCAGGCACCGGTCCAGGCGCCGGAGCCGTCCCCGGAGGAGGCCCACGAGCAGGCCGCCCAGCCCACCCAGGACACGGAGACCCGCCCGAAGGCCCCGGCGGAGACCTACGCCGAGACGACGATGGAACTGCTCCTCCCGGACGCGTCGGCGGAACCGGCGCCCGCGGGGACGGACCGTGCGCACGGCCCGGCGGCCGACCGCGAGGACACCCCGCAGGGACCGTCCGCACCCGACGACGAAGGCCGCACGAACGGTGCCGGGGGGCACCCGGAGGCCGCAGCCGAAGCCGAGGCGGACGCGCCCGCCGAGGCGCCGCAGGCCGACGCGGAGGAGCAGCTCACCAGCAAGGGCCTCCCCAAGCGCACACCCAGGATCACCGCACCCACCGCCCCGCCCCGCCAGCGCAGCGCGTCCGTGGACGCGGAAGCCCTGCGCCGCAGGCTCGGCGGCTTCCGCCGCGGTGCCGAGGCCGGCTACCGCGACGTAGCGGCGGAGATCACCGAACAGACGGCCGGTACCAAGCGGCCGACCAGCCACGCACACGCCGAAGAAGCCACGGGGGGCACAGCCGAGGAGGCAAGCAGTTGA
- a CDS encoding roadblock/LC7 domain-containing protein, which produces MTAPSTYGLSSEARNLHWLLTNLVEEVPGIQSVAVVSSDGLLLLSSDPGHTEQSRTARPAKGPRGSSADLATIVSGIGSLTVGAAKLMDFGAVRHTMVAMEEGSLFVMSISDGSLLGVHGSAECDMSVVAYHMALFVGRAGHVLTPELRSELRKSLEAESTGSTR; this is translated from the coding sequence TTGACCGCGCCCAGTACCTACGGACTGAGCAGTGAAGCCCGCAACCTGCACTGGCTGCTGACCAACCTGGTCGAGGAAGTACCCGGCATCCAGTCCGTCGCCGTGGTCTCGTCCGACGGGCTGCTGCTGCTCTCGTCCGACCCGGGCCACACCGAGCAGTCCCGCACGGCCCGCCCGGCGAAGGGCCCCCGGGGCTCCTCCGCCGACCTCGCCACCATCGTCTCCGGCATCGGCAGCCTCACCGTCGGCGCCGCCAAGCTGATGGACTTCGGCGCGGTCCGGCACACGATGGTCGCGATGGAGGAGGGCAGCCTGTTCGTGATGTCGATCAGTGACGGCTCGCTGCTCGGCGTCCACGGTTCCGCCGAGTGCGACATGAGCGTCGTGGCGTACCACATGGCGCTCTTCGTCGGCCGCGCCGGCCACGTGCTGACGCCCGAACTCCGCAGCGAGCTGCGCAAATCCCTGGAGGCCGAGTCGACGGGGAGCACCCGATGA
- a CDS encoding DUF742 domain-containing protein, with product MSGTPNLPVRGGGRKPARVRPYSLTGGRTRFGHVLLVETFVAALDAPEERKELTNSSLTTRVMPEMRAIVELCRRMRTVAEIAALLKMPLGVVRVLLSDLADQGKIRVYGTGTGHGTGRPDRALLERVLSGLRRL from the coding sequence ATGAGCGGCACACCGAACCTGCCCGTCCGCGGCGGCGGACGCAAACCCGCCCGCGTCCGCCCCTACTCGCTCACCGGCGGCCGTACCCGCTTCGGCCACGTCCTCCTCGTGGAGACGTTCGTGGCGGCGCTGGACGCACCCGAGGAGCGCAAGGAACTGACGAACAGCTCGCTCACCACCCGGGTCATGCCGGAGATGCGGGCCATCGTCGAGCTGTGCCGCCGTATGCGCACGGTGGCCGAGATCGCCGCGCTGCTGAAGATGCCGCTCGGCGTGGTCCGCGTGCTCCTGAGCGACCTCGCGGACCAGGGAAAGATCCGTGTGTACGGCACCGGAACCGGTCACGGCACCGGCCGCCCGGACCGCGCTCTGCTGGAAAGGGTGCTGAGTGGACTCCGCCGTCTCTGA
- a CDS encoding GTP-binding protein, which translates to MDSAVSDATASFGGTPLAASTEPDENLKSWQTDRTRAPIATKIVVAGGFGVGKTTLVTSVSEITPLQTEALMTEASEDTDDLSATPGKLTTTVAMDFGRITLDDDLVLYLFGTPGQQRFWFMWDDLVRGAIGAVVMADTRRLKDCFPALDYFESCGLPYVVAVNHFDGSERFEPEDVREALTIPAHVPVMIMDARRRISVIETLLALVAHALDETPE; encoded by the coding sequence GTGGACTCCGCCGTCTCTGACGCCACCGCCTCCTTCGGGGGCACTCCCCTCGCCGCCTCCACCGAGCCGGACGAGAACCTGAAGTCCTGGCAGACCGACCGGACACGCGCCCCGATCGCCACGAAGATCGTGGTGGCGGGCGGCTTCGGCGTCGGCAAGACCACCCTGGTCACCTCCGTCTCGGAGATCACGCCCCTGCAGACCGAGGCGCTGATGACCGAGGCCAGCGAGGACACCGACGACCTGTCGGCCACGCCGGGCAAACTCACCACCACCGTGGCCATGGACTTCGGCCGCATCACGCTCGACGACGACCTGGTGCTCTACCTGTTCGGCACGCCGGGCCAGCAGCGGTTCTGGTTCATGTGGGACGACCTGGTGCGCGGCGCGATAGGCGCCGTCGTCATGGCCGACACCCGCCGTCTGAAGGACTGCTTCCCCGCGCTGGACTACTTCGAGAGCTGTGGCCTGCCGTACGTCGTCGCGGTCAACCACTTCGACGGCAGCGAGCGGTTCGAGCCGGAGGACGTCCGGGAAGCGCTGACGATCCCCGCGCACGTCCCTGTCATGATCATGGACGCGCGACGGCGGATCTCGGTGATCGAGACCCTCCTGGCCCTGGTGGCCCACGCGCTGGACGAAACCCCCGAGTAG
- a CDS encoding styrene monooxygenase/indole monooxygenase family protein — MRKILVVGAGQSGLQLALGLQSHGYEVTLMSNRTADEIRAGRVMSTQCMFDTALQHERDLQLNFWESQAPKIEGLGVSVAAPGSHDPGPTQRAIDWVGRLDGYAQSVDQRVKMAGWMETFAQRGGQLVIHGAAVGDLDYFSRAYDLVLVAAGKGELVSMFARDPERSPYSEPQRALAVAYVHGLGPRPEHPEFEAVRCNLVPGVGELFVMPTLTTSGRADILFWEGIPGGPLDVFNGVKDPAEHLSLTLELMEKFTPWEYARATKVELTDAGGTLAGRYAPTVRNPVGRLPGGGLVLGVADVVVANDPITGQGSNSAAKCAAAYLASILERGDQPFDEEWMRQTFDRYWATAQHVTKWTNAMLAPPPEHVLNLIGAAGQLQPVADRFANAFNDPSDFEDFFYEPDKTAAYLASVTGA; from the coding sequence ATGCGGAAGATACTCGTCGTCGGAGCCGGCCAGTCCGGCCTCCAGCTCGCCCTCGGCCTGCAGTCGCACGGCTACGAGGTCACCTTGATGTCGAACCGGACCGCGGACGAGATCCGCGCGGGCCGGGTCATGTCCACGCAGTGCATGTTCGACACGGCACTCCAGCACGAGCGCGACCTCCAGCTGAACTTCTGGGAGTCCCAGGCCCCGAAGATCGAGGGGCTCGGCGTCTCGGTCGCCGCGCCCGGCTCGCACGACCCGGGCCCCACCCAGCGGGCGATCGACTGGGTCGGCAGGCTCGACGGGTACGCCCAGTCGGTGGACCAGCGGGTGAAGATGGCCGGCTGGATGGAGACCTTCGCGCAGCGCGGCGGCCAGCTGGTCATCCACGGCGCGGCGGTCGGCGACCTGGACTACTTCTCGCGCGCCTACGACCTCGTCCTGGTCGCGGCCGGCAAGGGCGAGCTGGTGTCGATGTTCGCCCGCGACCCGGAGCGCTCCCCGTACAGCGAGCCGCAGCGGGCGCTGGCGGTGGCGTACGTCCACGGGCTCGGCCCGCGCCCGGAGCACCCGGAGTTCGAGGCCGTCCGCTGCAACCTGGTCCCCGGCGTCGGCGAGCTGTTCGTGATGCCGACCCTGACCACGTCCGGCCGCGCCGACATCCTGTTCTGGGAGGGCATACCCGGCGGCCCGCTCGACGTCTTCAACGGCGTCAAGGACCCGGCGGAGCACCTCTCCCTGACCCTGGAACTCATGGAGAAGTTCACGCCCTGGGAGTACGCGCGGGCCACGAAGGTCGAACTGACCGACGCCGGCGGCACGCTGGCCGGCCGGTACGCCCCGACCGTGCGCAACCCCGTCGGCCGGCTGCCCGGCGGCGGACTGGTCCTCGGCGTGGCCGACGTGGTCGTCGCCAACGACCCGATCACCGGGCAGGGCTCCAACTCGGCGGCCAAGTGCGCGGCCGCGTACCTCGCGTCGATCCTGGAGCGCGGGGACCAGCCGTTCGACGAGGAGTGGATGCGGCAGACCTTCGACCGCTACTGGGCCACCGCGCAGCACGTCACCAAGTGGACCAACGCCATGCTGGCGCCGCCGCCGGAGCACGTGCTGAACCTCATCGGCGCGGCGGGCCAGCTGCAGCCGGTGGCGGATCGATTCGCCAACGCGTTCAACGACCCGTCCGACTTCGAGGACTTCTTCTACGAGCCCGACAAGACGGCGGCATATCTGGCCTCGGTCACCGGCGCCTGA
- a CDS encoding C40 family peptidase, with the protein MSGTFLRLACTAAVAAQAVLAPVPAAAEPEPQRSVAELLTDLQQLYRQTEQATETYNATTEQLERQRAEVARLDGELARARLALQGSRTDAGRLARQQYQNSGGLGPYVRLLLAPDPQHALDEGHVIGELARERARTVGRLAAAEKRKDALARAARKALDTQLSLAGRQQRQRDDVRSRLAGVERLLAALTPEQLAAIARLEQRGVAEAQRTLTTAGALPADRAASPAGGRAVRYALDQVGKPYAWGAQGPDAYDCSGLTSEAWSHAGTPIPRTSQEQWEQLRRVPLKELRPGDLVLYFPEATHVAMYVGAGKVVQAPRPGGKVTVSPIAGYPILGAVRPDSAGRG; encoded by the coding sequence GTGTCAGGTACGTTCCTGCGCCTGGCCTGTACGGCCGCGGTGGCGGCCCAGGCCGTCCTCGCCCCCGTCCCCGCCGCGGCCGAACCGGAACCGCAGCGGTCCGTGGCCGAGCTGCTGACGGACCTTCAGCAGCTGTACCGGCAGACGGAGCAGGCCACCGAGACGTACAACGCCACCACCGAGCAGCTGGAGCGGCAGCGCGCCGAGGTCGCGCGGCTCGACGGTGAACTGGCCCGGGCGCGGCTGGCGTTGCAGGGCAGCCGGACGGACGCCGGGCGCCTGGCCCGGCAGCAGTACCAGAACAGCGGCGGCCTCGGCCCGTACGTCCGGCTGCTCCTCGCGCCCGACCCGCAGCACGCGCTGGACGAGGGCCATGTCATCGGCGAGCTGGCCCGCGAACGGGCCCGTACGGTGGGACGGCTGGCCGCGGCCGAGAAACGCAAGGACGCGCTGGCCCGAGCGGCCCGCAAGGCCCTGGACACCCAGCTGAGCCTGGCCGGCCGGCAGCAGAGGCAGCGCGACGACGTCCGGTCCCGGCTCGCCGGCGTGGAGCGCCTGCTGGCCGCCCTCACCCCGGAGCAGCTCGCCGCGATCGCCCGCCTCGAACAGCGGGGGGTCGCCGAGGCCCAGCGCACCCTCACCACCGCGGGCGCCCTCCCCGCCGACCGCGCCGCCTCACCGGCGGGCGGCCGCGCGGTCCGGTACGCCCTGGACCAGGTCGGCAAGCCGTACGCCTGGGGGGCGCAGGGCCCGGACGCGTACGACTGCTCGGGCCTCACCTCCGAGGCGTGGTCCCACGCGGGGACCCCGATCCCGCGCACCAGCCAGGAGCAGTGGGAGCAGCTCCGACGCGTGCCGTTGAAGGAGCTCCGGCCAGGCGACCTGGTCCTCTACTTCCCCGAGGCGACGCACGTGGCGATGTACGTGGGCGCGGGGAAGGTCGTCCAGGCGCCGAGGCCGGGCGGGAAGGTCACGGTCTCCCCGATCGCCGGCTACCCGATCCTCGGCGCGGTACGTCCCGATTCGGCAGGGCGGGGCTAG
- a CDS encoding TetR/AcrR family transcriptional regulator produces MTPSATPAYRRLSVEERRSQLLDAALGLFAHRAPEDVSLDDVAEAAGVSRPLVYRYFPGGKQQLYEAALRSAAEELRQCFDEAREGPLLPRLARALDRYLAFVDEHDTGFGALLQGGSVVETSRTSAIVDGVRRSAAEHIYQHLGITAPGPRLRMTVRMWITAVEAASLIWLDEGKQPPAAELRDWLVEQFVAVLTVTAGRDPQTAELVGTLAGDDRD; encoded by the coding sequence ATGACCCCGTCGGCAACCCCCGCATACCGTCGGCTCAGCGTCGAGGAGCGGCGCAGCCAGCTCCTCGACGCCGCCCTGGGCCTCTTCGCGCACCGCGCCCCCGAGGACGTCTCCCTGGACGACGTGGCGGAGGCGGCCGGGGTCTCGCGTCCGCTGGTGTACCGGTACTTCCCCGGCGGCAAGCAGCAGCTGTACGAGGCCGCGCTGCGCTCGGCCGCCGAGGAGCTCCGGCAGTGCTTCGACGAGGCCCGCGAAGGCCCGCTGCTGCCCCGCCTGGCCCGCGCCCTGGACCGCTACCTGGCCTTCGTTGACGAGCACGACACCGGTTTCGGCGCGCTGCTCCAGGGCGGCAGCGTGGTGGAGACCTCCCGCACCAGCGCCATCGTGGACGGGGTGCGCCGGTCCGCCGCCGAGCACATCTACCAGCACCTGGGCATCACCGCTCCCGGCCCCCGGCTGCGCATGACGGTCCGGATGTGGATCACGGCCGTGGAGGCGGCCTCCCTGATCTGGCTGGACGAGGGCAAGCAGCCCCCGGCCGCGGAACTGCGGGACTGGCTGGTGGAGCAGTTCGTGGCCGTCCTCACGGTCACCGCGGGCCGGGACCCGCAGACCGCCGAGCTCGTCGGCACGCTCGCCGGGGATGACCGAGACTGA
- a CDS encoding AurF N-oxygenase family protein, protein MTTLTEADALDGLRDALGLLKDREQVAERLLASSAKHSFDPDEELDWEAPFEEGKWFWPPELVSLYDTPMWKRMSEEQRILLSRHEAAALASLGIWFEIILMQLLVRHIYDKAATSAHVRYALTEIEDECRHSKMFARLITHGGTPWYPVSRAHRNLGRLFKTISTTPGSFTATLLGEEVLDWMQRLTFPDERVQPLIRGVTRIHVVEEARHVRYAREELRRQMVTAPKWSQEFTRVTSGEFARVFSVAFVNPEVYTNVGLDKREAMAQVKASAHRREVMQTGAKRLTDFLDDIGVLRGVGRRLWRSSGLLA, encoded by the coding sequence ATGACGACCCTGACGGAAGCGGACGCGCTGGACGGGCTGCGCGACGCGCTCGGCCTGCTCAAGGACCGGGAACAGGTGGCCGAACGGCTGCTCGCCTCTTCCGCCAAGCACTCCTTCGACCCGGACGAGGAGCTGGACTGGGAGGCGCCCTTCGAGGAGGGCAAGTGGTTCTGGCCGCCGGAGCTGGTCTCGCTGTACGACACCCCGATGTGGAAGCGGATGAGCGAGGAGCAGCGCATCCTGCTGTCCCGGCACGAGGCCGCCGCGCTGGCCTCGCTCGGCATCTGGTTCGAGATCATCCTGATGCAGCTGCTGGTCCGGCACATCTACGACAAGGCGGCGACGAGCGCCCACGTGCGGTACGCGCTCACCGAGATCGAGGACGAGTGCCGGCACTCGAAGATGTTCGCGCGGCTGATCACGCACGGCGGCACGCCCTGGTACCCGGTGAGCCGCGCCCACCGGAACCTCGGCCGCCTGTTCAAGACGATCTCCACCACCCCCGGTTCCTTCACCGCCACGCTGCTGGGCGAGGAGGTCCTGGACTGGATGCAGCGGCTGACGTTCCCGGACGAGCGGGTCCAGCCTCTGATACGGGGCGTCACCCGCATCCACGTGGTCGAGGAGGCCCGGCACGTCCGGTACGCCCGTGAGGAACTGAGGCGCCAGATGGTGACCGCGCCGAAGTGGTCCCAGGAGTTCACCCGGGTCACCTCCGGGGAGTTCGCCCGCGTCTTCTCGGTCGCCTTCGTCAACCCGGAGGTCTACACCAACGTCGGCCTGGACAAGCGGGAGGCGATGGCGCAGGTGAAGGCCAGTGCGCACCGGCGCGAGGTCATGCAGACGGGCGCGAAGCGGTTGACGGACTTCCTGGACGACATCGGGGTGCTGCGGGGCGTCGGCCGGCGGCTGTGGAGGTCGTCGGGCCTGCTGGCGTAG
- a CDS encoding ferritin-like domain-containing protein: MPTHDLYADHPGDSPWQVPAAGAARFSWEYDDGRDRMLALYQKGKDKQWDGRTRIDWDLEVDPYDALGTPEEAMSLYGTPYWAKLSEKDKGELRRHYASWQFSQFLHGEQGAMICAARIVESVPDLDAKFFSATQTMDEARHAEIYGRFLHEKVGLVYPINDNLQSLLGDTLRDSRWDMPYLGMQVLIEGLALAAFGMIRDTTDKPLPKQILTYVMQDEARHVAFGRMALRDYYRQLTDAELREREEFVIEGCYLMRDRLRGVEVLENFGIPKAEAEALSERSEFLRVFRKLLFSRIVPCVKDIGLWGKRLQQAYVDMGVLELGDSDLDLLMTQDEELAERLDAERFAAEEQARVAEVEAAIEAGAAED; encoded by the coding sequence ATGCCGACCCACGACCTCTACGCCGACCACCCGGGAGACTCCCCCTGGCAGGTGCCCGCCGCCGGCGCGGCCCGGTTCAGCTGGGAGTACGACGACGGACGCGACCGCATGCTCGCCCTGTACCAGAAGGGCAAGGACAAGCAGTGGGACGGGCGGACGCGCATCGACTGGGACCTGGAGGTCGACCCGTACGACGCCCTCGGCACGCCCGAGGAGGCCATGTCCCTGTACGGCACCCCGTACTGGGCCAAGCTGTCGGAGAAGGACAAGGGCGAGCTGCGCCGGCACTACGCCTCCTGGCAGTTCAGCCAGTTCCTGCACGGCGAGCAGGGCGCGATGATCTGCGCCGCGCGGATCGTGGAGTCGGTGCCCGACCTCGACGCCAAGTTCTTCTCCGCGACCCAGACCATGGACGAGGCCCGGCACGCCGAGATATACGGCCGGTTCCTGCACGAGAAGGTGGGCCTCGTCTACCCGATCAACGACAACCTCCAGTCGCTGCTCGGCGACACCCTGCGCGACAGCCGCTGGGACATGCCCTACCTCGGCATGCAGGTACTGATCGAGGGCCTGGCGCTGGCCGCCTTCGGCATGATCCGGGACACCACGGACAAGCCCCTGCCCAAGCAGATCCTGACCTACGTCATGCAGGACGAGGCCCGGCACGTCGCCTTCGGCCGGATGGCGCTGCGCGACTACTACAGGCAGCTCACCGACGCCGAACTGCGCGAGCGCGAGGAGTTCGTGATCGAGGGCTGCTACCTGATGCGCGACCGGCTGCGCGGGGTGGAGGTGCTGGAGAACTTCGGCATCCCGAAGGCCGAGGCGGAGGCGCTGAGCGAGCGGTCCGAGTTCCTCCGGGTCTTCCGGAAGCTGCTGTTCAGCCGCATCGTCCCGTGCGTCAAGGACATCGGCCTGTGGGGCAAGCGGCTCCAGCAGGCCTATGTGGACATGGGCGTCCTGGAGCTGGGCGACTCCGACCTGGACCTGCTGATGACGCAGGACGAGGAGCTGGCGGAGCGGCTGGACGCCGAGCGCTTCGCCGCCGAGGAGCAGGCACGGGTGGCCGAGGTGGAGGCGGCGATCGAGGCGGGGGCGGCGGAGGACTGA